One Lentibacillus cibarius DNA window includes the following coding sequences:
- a CDS encoding DUF6115 domain-containing protein has protein sequence MAILLFISLLAHLITFVVIFNLAKQLQSIKNERHNDLSEQLSGYLEAIREENRHLEATLADEKKQSNHTTKQGNNHIQTVESTPIETGKSQTAPISQEPEMSLEAQVLHHYAKGMTVEEIARELDCGQTEAELIIKFHRNAYNNP, from the coding sequence ATGGCAATCTTATTATTTATAAGTTTATTGGCGCACCTGATAACATTTGTTGTGATTTTCAATCTGGCTAAGCAATTGCAATCAATAAAAAACGAGCGGCATAATGATTTATCTGAACAACTGTCAGGCTATTTAGAAGCAATACGTGAAGAGAATCGCCATCTTGAAGCAACATTGGCCGATGAAAAGAAGCAGAGTAACCATACAACCAAACAGGGAAACAATCATATACAGACGGTTGAATCAACCCCAATAGAGACTGGAAAATCGCAGACTGCTCCAATTTCACAAGAGCCGGAGATGTCACTGGAAGCACAGGTGTTGCATCACTATGCTAAGGGAATGACAGTAGAAGAGATTGCACGTGAATTAGATTGTGGTCAAACAGAGGCGGAATTGATTATAAAATTTCACCGCAATGCTTATAATAATCCTTGA
- the tsf gene encoding translation elongation factor Ts, translating to MAVTAKLVKELREKTGAGMMDCKKALQETDGDLDKAMEHLREKGMAKAAKKADRIAAEGAAHIEVDNNTAALLEVNCETDFVVKNDQFQALLSELGKHIVEQKPETVEEALQQELHGDGETVEKYINATVAKIGEKISLRRFTVLNKTDNDAFGSYIHMGGSIGVLTLLEGTNDKEVAKDVAMHAAAVSPRYVSRDEVPEEEVNSEREMLKTQAMNEGKPEHIVDKMVEGRLGKFFEEICLLEQDFVKDPDQKVKQYVESKNANLKTFVRYEVGEGMEKREENFAEEVRNQMNN from the coding sequence ATGGCAGTAACTGCAAAGTTGGTTAAAGAACTGCGTGAAAAAACAGGTGCCGGTATGATGGATTGCAAAAAGGCACTACAGGAAACAGATGGAGATCTTGATAAAGCGATGGAGCACCTGCGTGAAAAAGGTATGGCCAAAGCGGCTAAAAAAGCAGATCGAATTGCTGCTGAGGGTGCTGCACACATTGAAGTGGACAACAATACAGCAGCGCTTCTAGAAGTCAACTGTGAAACAGATTTCGTTGTAAAGAATGATCAGTTCCAAGCACTACTCAGTGAACTGGGTAAACATATTGTTGAACAAAAGCCTGAAACTGTTGAGGAAGCTTTACAGCAAGAGCTTCACGGTGATGGCGAAACAGTTGAAAAGTATATTAATGCCACAGTGGCCAAAATCGGTGAGAAAATTTCACTGCGTCGTTTCACAGTATTGAATAAGACGGATAATGACGCTTTTGGATCGTACATTCATATGGGTGGAAGCATTGGTGTCCTTACATTGCTGGAAGGAACGAACGATAAAGAAGTAGCTAAAGACGTTGCCATGCACGCAGCTGCTGTCAGCCCACGCTATGTATCACGCGATGAAGTACCTGAAGAAGAAGTCAATAGTGAACGTGAAATGCTGAAAACACAGGCAATGAATGAAGGTAAACCAGAGCATATCGTTGATAAGATGGTCGAAGGTCGCCTTGGCAAATTCTTTGAAGAGATTTGTCTGCTTGAACAAGATTTTGTCAAAGACCCTGATCAAAAAGTGAAGCAATATGTTGAAAGTAAAAATGCTAACCTTAAAACTTTTGTACGGTATGAAGTAGGCGAAGGAATGGAAAAACGTGAAGAAAACTTTGCCGAAGAAGTTAGAAATCAAATGAATAATTAA
- a CDS encoding FliA/WhiG family RNA polymerase sigma factor, with product MATNRSPLVQTLWENWLHHNDQTAANGLIEQYMYLVSYHVERISGNLPNYVSNDDLKSFGMIGLYDALNKFQHNRNLKFDTYASFRIRGAIMDGLRNEDWLPRSIREKTKKIERAAQELEQYYQREPTAEEIAAKLQMSTEEVEERTRDQLIANVLSIEEKTKQQEHEYKEGIGYTIPDDSSGSPDERMLQAERNAELADSIRYLTEKEQLVVSLFYHQELTFTEIGHVLELTTSRISQIHRKAIFKLRKTLLKIQDNPGID from the coding sequence ATGGCGACAAACAGATCTCCTCTCGTGCAAACTTTATGGGAAAATTGGTTGCATCATAATGATCAGACTGCCGCGAACGGTTTGATTGAACAATATATGTATCTGGTAAGTTACCATGTTGAACGAATTTCCGGTAACCTTCCAAATTATGTAAGTAATGATGATTTAAAAAGTTTTGGAATGATAGGATTATATGATGCACTGAATAAATTTCAGCACAATCGAAACCTTAAATTTGATACATATGCATCATTCCGGATTCGTGGTGCCATCATGGATGGGCTTCGCAATGAGGATTGGCTACCAAGATCCATCAGAGAAAAAACGAAAAAAATTGAACGGGCAGCGCAGGAACTGGAGCAATACTACCAGCGCGAACCAACAGCGGAAGAAATTGCTGCAAAGCTTCAGATGTCAACTGAAGAGGTCGAGGAACGCACGCGCGATCAGCTGATAGCGAATGTATTGTCCATCGAGGAAAAAACCAAACAACAGGAGCATGAATATAAGGAAGGAATTGGCTACACTATACCTGATGATTCGTCCGGTTCACCTGATGAACGTATGCTTCAAGCGGAGCGGAATGCAGAGCTGGCGGACAGTATCAGGTATCTGACAGAGAAAGAACAGCTGGTAGTCAGTCTGTTTTATCATCAAGAACTAACCTTTACAGAAATTGGCCATGTTCTAGAATTGACAACTTCAAGGATTTCACAAATACACCGGAAGGCTATTTTCAAATTAAGAAAAACGCTTCTGAAAATACAAGACAATCCGGGAATAGACTAG
- the rpsB gene encoding 30S ribosomal protein S2: MSVISMKQLLEAGVHFGHQTRRWNPKMKKYIFTERNGIYIIDLQKTVKKVEEAYNYVRDIAANGGSVLFVGTKKQAQDSVRDEAVRSGMFYVNQRWLGGTLTNFQTIRRRINRLKDIERMEEDGTFDVLPKKEVVDLLKEKERLVKFLGGIKEMDELPDAMFVIDPRKERIAIAEAHKLNIPIIAMVDTNCDPDEIDYVIPANDDAIRAVKLMTSKMADAILEVKQGEETEEVETEEQTVAAGEAESETDNA; this comes from the coding sequence ATGTCAGTCATTTCGATGAAGCAATTGCTCGAAGCTGGTGTGCATTTTGGTCACCAGACACGCCGTTGGAACCCGAAGATGAAGAAGTATATCTTCACTGAGCGTAACGGCATTTACATTATCGACCTGCAAAAAACAGTGAAAAAGGTCGAGGAAGCTTACAATTACGTACGGGATATCGCTGCTAACGGAGGTTCTGTCCTTTTCGTCGGAACTAAGAAGCAGGCACAGGATTCTGTCCGGGATGAAGCAGTCCGTTCAGGCATGTTTTATGTTAATCAACGCTGGTTGGGCGGAACGTTGACAAACTTCCAAACCATCCGCAGACGTATCAACCGTCTGAAGGATATTGAACGCATGGAAGAGGATGGCACGTTTGATGTACTTCCGAAAAAAGAAGTTGTTGATCTGCTGAAAGAAAAGGAACGTCTCGTTAAGTTCCTTGGCGGCATTAAAGAGATGGATGAACTGCCGGACGCTATGTTCGTTATTGATCCGCGCAAAGAACGGATTGCAATCGCGGAGGCACATAAATTAAACATCCCAATTATCGCCATGGTTGATACCAATTGTGATCCGGATGAAATTGATTATGTCATTCCGGCAAATGACGATGCGATTCGTGCTGTAAAACTGATGACTTCCAAAATGGCAGATGCTATTCTTGAAGTGAAACAAGGTGAAGAAACCGAAGAAGTTGAAACGGAAGAACAGACAGTTGCCGCAGGAGAAGCAGAATCAGAAACCGATAATGCGTAA
- a CDS encoding chemotaxis protein CheC has translation MKRNNDLSEAQIDVLREVMNVGAGNAATSMSRLIDKKVEMQIPSVNMLPFEQVMDLFGGPDAPVAGMMVTVSGEVGGQVFFILNLDDAQTFLRKMTDQPFLRLQTGRMDELTQSALEEAGNMIICAYVAALSDFTGLSIRPSIPSVTIDMAGAMLSHGLIEVSPHTDFAIIMDTEISTSDVTNGMNGHFLFLPNPGSFNEFIKSVGMTCNG, from the coding sequence ATGAAACGTAATAATGATTTGTCGGAAGCACAAATTGATGTTCTGCGGGAGGTCATGAATGTTGGCGCAGGGAATGCTGCCACATCTATGTCCCGACTGATTGATAAGAAAGTAGAGATGCAGATACCATCGGTCAATATGTTGCCTTTTGAACAGGTGATGGACCTTTTTGGGGGTCCGGATGCCCCAGTTGCCGGAATGATGGTTACTGTTTCAGGCGAGGTTGGTGGTCAAGTTTTCTTTATTCTTAATCTGGATGATGCACAAACTTTTTTGAGAAAGATGACAGATCAACCATTCTTACGATTACAGACTGGACGGATGGATGAATTGACACAATCCGCACTCGAGGAAGCCGGCAATATGATTATCTGTGCTTACGTAGCAGCTTTATCGGATTTTACAGGGTTGTCAATCAGGCCGTCTATTCCATCTGTGACAATCGACATGGCTGGTGCAATGCTGTCTCATGGCTTGATTGAAGTATCACCACATACGGATTTTGCAATTATCATGGATACGGAAATCAGTACCAGTGATGTTACTAACGGGATGAACGGCCATTTTCTTTTCTTGCCCAACCCTGGGTCTTTCAATGAATTTATAAAATCAGTCGGGATGACTTGCAATGGGTGA
- the pyrH gene encoding UMP kinase gives MTTAQYRRIVLKLSGEALSGNQGYGIEPQVIQSIAAQVREVAELGVEVAVVVGGGNIWRGKVGSEMGMDRATADYMGMLATIMNSLALQDSLEKGGIPTRVQTSIEMRQVAEPYIRRKAIRHLEKKRVVIFAAGTGNPYFSTDTTAALRAAEIEAEVILMAKNNVDGVYSDDPKMNKEAEKYTEISYMQMLNKGLGVMDSTASSLCMDNDIKLIVFSIMEKGNIKRVVQGEPIGTMIRGNK, from the coding sequence ATGACAACAGCTCAATACCGTAGAATTGTGTTAAAATTAAGTGGAGAAGCTTTGAGCGGGAACCAGGGCTATGGAATTGAACCGCAAGTAATCCAGTCGATTGCAGCACAGGTCAGAGAAGTTGCTGAACTTGGTGTGGAAGTCGCTGTTGTCGTCGGGGGCGGTAATATCTGGCGCGGCAAAGTCGGTAGCGAAATGGGCATGGATCGTGCGACAGCCGACTATATGGGCATGCTGGCAACCATTATGAATTCACTGGCGCTGCAGGATAGTCTGGAGAAAGGTGGTATTCCAACCCGTGTACAGACATCCATAGAAATGCGGCAAGTTGCTGAACCTTACATAAGGAGAAAAGCAATCCGCCATCTTGAAAAAAAACGTGTTGTCATTTTTGCTGCAGGTACAGGCAATCCTTATTTCTCAACGGATACAACAGCTGCATTACGAGCTGCTGAAATTGAAGCAGAAGTAATTTTGATGGCAAAAAACAATGTTGATGGTGTATACTCGGATGACCCGAAAATGAACAAGGAAGCCGAAAAATATACGGAGATTTCCTATATGCAAATGCTTAATAAAGGACTTGGAGTTATGGATTCGACAGCGTCGTCATTGTGTATGGACAATGATATTAAGCTTATTGTGTTTTCGATAATGGAAAAAGGAAATATTAAACGCGTTGTGCAAGGTGAGCCAATTGGTACAATGATAAGGGGGAATAAATGA
- the frr gene encoding ribosome recycling factor, with translation MTNDIVKDMQSKMEQAVQSFSKNLATVRAGRANPAILDSVNVDYYGATTPLNQLSNISAPEARLLVITPFDKSAIGNIEKAIQKADLGLSPSSDGNVVRINIPALTEERRKELVKIVGKYAEESRVQVRNVRREANDQLKKAEKNGDLTEDDLKKEQDNVQKETDKHIDKIDQLVKEKEKEILEV, from the coding sequence ATGACTAACGATATTGTGAAAGATATGCAGAGTAAGATGGAACAGGCTGTACAGTCTTTTTCAAAGAATCTGGCAACGGTAAGGGCCGGGCGAGCAAACCCGGCAATTTTAGACAGTGTAAACGTTGATTATTATGGTGCAACTACACCGCTTAACCAACTGTCAAACATTTCTGCACCTGAGGCAAGACTTCTGGTCATTACCCCATTTGACAAGTCTGCTATAGGAAATATTGAAAAAGCGATTCAAAAAGCTGATCTTGGTCTATCCCCGTCGAGCGATGGAAACGTTGTCCGTATTAACATCCCCGCTCTAACGGAAGAGCGCCGCAAAGAACTGGTGAAAATTGTTGGGAAATATGCCGAAGAATCACGCGTGCAAGTACGAAATGTGCGACGTGAAGCAAATGATCAACTTAAGAAAGCGGAGAAAAATGGTGATTTGACGGAGGACGACCTTAAAAAAGAGCAGGATAACGTACAAAAAGAAACGGATAAGCATATTGATAAAATCGATCAGCTTGTCAAAGAGAAAGAAAAAGAAATATTAG
- a CDS encoding chemotaxis protein CheD: MGDSRHVVRVGIADLQLVKAPETIRTSGLGSCVGVVIYDSLKQLAGMAHVMLPDSSFAKKEGMNELKYADTAIAALVEKLYQSGAGKHVLKAKIAGGAQMFPNNSSNGLMQIGSRNVEAVQEQLSHYHIPVVALDVGGNCGRTIEFDPRTSNLNIRTVHHGDSII; encoded by the coding sequence ATGGGTGACAGTCGTCATGTTGTCCGTGTTGGGATTGCCGATCTGCAACTGGTAAAAGCACCAGAAACAATACGAACCTCTGGACTCGGTTCCTGCGTAGGTGTCGTCATCTATGATTCACTTAAACAACTGGCCGGCATGGCACACGTCATGCTTCCTGATTCCAGTTTCGCTAAAAAGGAAGGGATGAATGAATTAAAATATGCTGATACCGCCATTGCTGCTTTAGTTGAAAAACTATACCAATCCGGTGCTGGAAAACATGTGTTAAAAGCAAAAATAGCCGGAGGTGCGCAAATGTTTCCAAATAACTCATCCAATGGCCTCATGCAAATCGGATCTAGGAATGTGGAAGCGGTACAGGAACAACTTAGTCATTACCACATACCTGTTGTAGCGTTGGACGTCGGTGGGAATTGTGGTCGGACAATTGAATTTGATCCACGAACGAGTAACTTGAACATACGAACCGTCCATCATGGTGATTCTATTATTTAA